In 'Nostoc azollae' 0708, the following are encoded in one genomic region:
- the rpsD gene encoding 30S ribosomal protein S4, translating into MSRYRGPRLRIVRRLGELPGLTRKSARRAYAPGQHGQNRKKRSEYAIRLEEKQKLRLNYGLTEKQMLRYVRKARRVTGSTGQVLLQLLEMRLDNTVFRMGMAPTIPGARQLVNHGHVTVNGRVVNIASYQCRPGEEIAVRDNEASKKLVESNLQYPGLANLPNHLEFDKNKLTGKVNSVIEREWVALQVNELLVVEYYSRQA; encoded by the coding sequence ATGTCCCGATATAGAGGGCCTCGCCTCAGAATTGTCCGCCGCTTGGGCGAATTACCAGGCCTAACTCGAAAAAGTGCTAGACGCGCCTATGCACCAGGACAACATGGTCAGAACCGTAAAAAACGTTCTGAGTATGCTATCCGTCTAGAAGAAAAGCAAAAACTCCGCTTGAACTACGGGTTAACAGAAAAACAAATGCTGCGCTACGTTCGTAAAGCTAGGCGTGTAACTGGCTCTACTGGACAGGTTTTGCTGCAATTGCTCGAAATGCGCTTAGACAATACAGTTTTTCGCATGGGTATGGCCCCCACCATTCCCGGAGCACGTCAACTAGTAAATCATGGTCACGTCACTGTTAATGGTCGTGTAGTGAATATTGCCAGCTATCAGTGCCGTCCTGGTGAAGAAATTGCTGTGAGGGATAATGAAGCATCCAAGAAATTGGTGGAATCTAACTTGCAATATCCCGGTTTAGCTAACCTCCCCAATCACTTAGAATTTGATAAAAATAAATTAACTGGCAAAGTTAATAGTGTGATTGAAAGAGAATGGGTAGCACTACAAGTTAATGAACTGCTTGTGGTGGAATACTACTCACGTCAAGCGTAA
- a CDS encoding CHASE2 domain-containing protein gives MPTQTFQNKIVLVGVTAPGIDGLITPFDCAPPKGDMSVHTTMTSNVLQSNFFHPFPPGGWVMLFLLGRPGLYWAIAVVLLDN, from the coding sequence ATACCTACTCAGACTTTCCAAAACAAAATAGTGTTGGTGGGAGTTACAGCTCCTGGTATTGACGGGTTGATAACTCCCTTTGACTGTGCTCCCCCTAAAGGGGATATGTCTGTACACACTACGATGACCAGTAATGTTTTACAGAGTAATTTCTTCCATCCCTTTCCTCCAGGGGGATGGGTAATGTTATTTTTACTGGGAAGACCGGGTTTATATTGGGCGATCGCTGTTGTGCTTCTAGACAATTAG